A region of the Salvia splendens isolate huo1 chromosome 11, SspV2, whole genome shotgun sequence genome:
GGTCAAAATATATTCTCCCTCACTAAAAATACTCCTTCGTTCcatgataaaaatctcattTCAATAGGTACATAATTATAAATCTTAcgaatatttattaaatagaTCCCTACTCAGAGAgtgaaaaaatagataaatataaaataaagaagaatagaaaaaaatctagtaaaaaATTCTCATGAATAAAAATAAGACTATGTGaacgaataaaaaaaatacaaattttaatgtgCAACTGTTAAAATCTTAAGAATAAGTGGATGTAGTAGTAGAGAAAAAGATAAAgcaatttataattaaaaaaaaaaactaattttgattggcaaattaaaattacaaataatttCATAGATATTGTTAGAAGTTctaattattactaatatacaAAAAAGTGCAAAAAGGTATTATTAGAGAATGATTTTTGGATTAGTTAAGATTCCCCAACACTTTTTCTCTAAATCCAATTCAGCCAGATTGAATTTGCCCAAGaattcccctctctctctctctctctctctctctctctctctctcacacacacacacacacacacgcacatacTTTCTCTTTCTTAATTCTTGCAGCAAACCCATCCGCACCATTGTTCATATTTTTGTTCCTAAATTAGATGGGCTGCTGTATTGCGGCGTCTGACattcaaagaagaagaagaaagcaaAAAAGGTGGAATCTTTTGCATACCCATAACGCGTTCTTGAGCTACAGTGGGATCTCTTGATCTTGAAATGCCGATAACAAGAGGGCTCTGGGTAAGTCTGTCTCTTTCTGCCGGAATCAAAATGTGAGGGTTTCCTCAGATTTCACGTCTTTACactctctgtgtgtgtgttcGCTTCTTGAATTGTGATGATGGTGGCTGCTGTTTCTGGAGCAGCTTCAACAACCGACCCCCAAAACCCCAAAACCACTAGGCCCCCATTGTTGCCCTCTGAAAAAGATAACAGCAATGGGGTTTCCAACAATCCCAAAAAGCCCAAATCAAGAATTGTCTCTTCTAGATACATGTCCCCTTCAACATCCAATTCATCTTCACTTTCCtcctcatcttcctcttcttcttctagAAGGTTCCCCTCGCCTGTGGTTTCAAGAAACCCCACCCCTATGGCGAATACGCCGGCATTAGCCTCTAAGAGGTCTGTTTCTGTAGACAGAAGGCGGTCTGTGGCTGCCAGGCCTCTGATTCCTGATTTTAACCCTAAGAATGGTGGTGTTTCAGCTGCCACTAAGCTTCTTGTGACCTCGACTAGGAGTTTGTCTGTTTCATTTCAAGGGGAGGCGTTTTCGTTGCCTATTAGTAAGACTAAGGTGGCTCCTCCTTCCCCTAATTTGAGTAGTGTGAGGAAGGGGACTCCGGAGAGGAGGAGAAGTAGTACTCCTTCAAGGGGGAAGGCCGATGTTGTAGGTGGTCAGGTAGAGGGTTGTAAGGTTGCTGATCAGCACAGGTGGCCAGCTAGGCATCAGTTGATGAATCCCCTTTCGAGGAATATGGATTGTAGTAGCAGTGTTGAGGAGAGCAGTACCCTGAGTGGATCTGGGAATGCTGTTCGATCACTACAGAACTCAATGATTGATGAGAGGAGATCTTCGCTAGGTGGTAGGGCGAGTCTTGATTTGGGCCACTCTGAGCTTCCAAATGTGGCTCAACGATCCCCGTATGGAAACTCAGTTAATAATGAGGCGTTGATGCCATGTGACCTCACCATGTCTGATTCGGATAGTGTCTCATCTGGTAGCACTTCAGGAGTTCAAGAATGTGGCCCTGGTTCCCAAAGGAAAAATGGCCCTCGTGGAATTTTTGCTTCAGCTAAATTTTGGCAAGAAACTAACAGCCGGCTTAGGAGACTGCAGGATCCCGGCTCACCTTTATCTACAAGTCCTGGTTCTAAACTGATTGTGCCGCCTAAATTGAAAAAGTATAGTGGTAACAATTCAATTATGTCATCCCCAAGAACAATGTCGTCTCCTATTCGTGGTGGTGTTAGGGCTGCATCTCCTAGCAAGCTTATGACACCAGTGGGAACGTCTCCATCGAGGGGATATAGTCCATCTCGCATCAGAAATGCTGTTAGCACCATTAACAACAATTTCACTGACACGCCCTCGGTTCTTAGTTTTGCTGTTGATGTACAGAGAGGGAAAGTTGGGGAGAGAAAAATCTTAGATGCTCATTTTTTGAGACTTTTGTACAATCGGCACTTGCATTGGCGCTTTGTAAACGCTAGAACTGAAGCGGTCTTGCATGTACAGAAACGCAGTGCAGAGGTCAGAATCTTCTTCTTATACTTTTCTCTGTTATTTCATTTCATCAATAGATgtccttttgtttggacataaAACATGATAGATATGGCTTAATTTATGAAATGACAAGAGGAATGATAAAAAAGATGGTGTCTCTTAAGCTCTCAATAGGCAGATGGAACGATAAAAGATCAATGAACTGTTTGTAGTTATTTCCTTTTAGATGCTGTATATTATTCACTTGCCAACAATGTAGGGCGTATAAATAGGCTCTGCATTATCTTGTGACAAATATCAGGAATGCAGCCAAAACAACCTACATCGGACATCTTATAATCCCTGTGCACGGTGCTCTTAATGATATCTATCTGGAAAAAAGTTGTTTTGCTGGTTTAAAAAATCTTATATAGTGAATAGTAAAATATCAAGAGGAAGAGAATACTTGTTTGTAAAACTTGCTTTATTTACATGTAATGCTCCTCTATAGGCTGTAATGAATAACAGACTAGTTTAGAAATCCTTATAATACATGTCTATCATAGAATCAAAAGTGACTAGATAACGAGAACATAGCTTAAAATGTGGGATTTTACTGATAAGTAAAGACCGGAGACTGACTAACGACAACATAAACTGGAAACAAACTTTAAGACTGAAAGTAAACGAACAGAAACTGTAAAGCACTGAATGGAATTAATCGAACTGAAGGAACTACAAGAAAATATTCCTCACGCAGGAGGCCATGGTCTAATACCGTTCTATCTCTGATCTTTTCCCAAGATGTTTTGTCTCATCCTTTATATAGGAAATTATAATGAATCCTACTGCAATCAGAAAAGTAATCCTAatcctaataaaaaaaattaactaatcttggaaataaataagataaaatcaaatcctactTAAATAAGGAAGTAAATCACAAAGATAAGTATGCAACTTAATCATAAGATATTTATGCAGATTTGCCTAAGTCATATATGGGACCTTATCTCATCTGTATAAGTTACACTCTGGGTTATATCcttgttttttttatctcaaATATTTGGATTGGTGCTATATGTAAATGTGCTTATTCTGGCTTGGATGATGGTGTTATCTTATGAGGCATCATCTTTAATTAAATGACTGAAAGAAATGTCGAAAGTTTGAAAAAGGCATAAAAAGACAGTGCTGTTGAAATACCAAGTAGTTTGAGGCATTAGGTTAGAGAAGAATGATCAATTTATATTGTTTCAAAGTTATGACAAATCCTATGCTGTTGAAATACCAAGTAGTTTGAGCTTTGAGGCATATCTTCTTGGAGGTTTTGAGTGTTTTCCTTCAGTTATAGGGTAGATCAAATCTAGCGTAAGGGATTCCCATCTTGGAGTATGATGATCAACTTTGAGTAATTCAGAAATTTTGATTTTGCCTCCCTAAAATTATATTTAGCCTCTGAAATTTATTAGCTAAAACCTTCTGACTTCACCAGAAGAATCTGTGGAACGCATGGATAACGAGCTCAGATCTACGTGATAGTGTTGCTAAAAGAAGACACAGATTGCAGCTGCTTAGACAAAAGTTGAAACTAGCTTCCATTTTGAAAAAACAAGTAAGCTCTATTTACTGTTTCCTCATTCTGTGTCATTTATTGATCATTAGCACGTTCTAGCTGTGTAGGTTTACATGTCATGCCTGGTAAATTATCTATATGTAGTAATACTTATCATCCATTTCACACGGTCCCAAATCGACGTGTATGTATTTTGCTCATGGACGGTGGGCACCAAATAAGTAGGTCATCTTTGTTTTCCATATATGAAGTGGGGTTTTTTTTGTCTCGTGCAATTTAGATGACCTTTTTGGAGGATTGGGCATCTTTGGATGAAAACCACTTGATTTCTGTGGTCGGAGCTATCGAAGCTTTGAAGGCTAGCACTCTTCGTCTTCCAGTCGGCGGAGGAGCCACCGTATGTAACTTGGTTATGCATTTATTGTGTACGGAACTTTTGCATTGTAGCTTGGCCAGTCGAATCACAAAATGAATTTTTTGGCAGGCCGACATCCGAAGCTTGGAGAAAGCTATCGGTTCAGCTGTTGAAGTCATGCAAGCAATGTCAAACTCAGCATATTTGCTTCTCCCAACTGTAATTCCCTCAACTCAGTACTCATACGTTGTTAAAAAATCTGACATTTTAGCGATTCAAGAAGTGTCGAAGAAGTTTCACGTTTATGTCGTATGGGTGTCAGGTCGAGGAAGTGAGTTGTTTAGTGAGTGAACTGGCGAAAGTAATGAAAAAGGAGAGAGCTTTGCTTGAGCAATGCACAGACTACATTTCCCTTTTAGAAGCTATGCAGGTATGAACCCTTAAACCCGAATAGTCCTGGCCATCGTTAATCGTTGATGATTCATTCCTGTGCTAAACATCGCAGGTTAAAGAAAGTAATCTAAGAACACACCTAGTACAGTGTAATAACCGTGTACGGAAGAGCATGTCCGAAGACATATAGAGCTACTGATTGTATCTGACTGCGCATTCTACGTGCTAACTGTGACATCGGTCGAGCTTTTAGACCTAGTGGGGGCAGCATCCGTGGTGATCGAGACAGGCCAGATGACTGACGAGTGACGACTAATCTTCGGAGGCATTTTTTGGTGACACATTGGTTTCTCCTGTTGTCTACCTCAAGGTATCTAATATTACAGTGTTTTGTCTCACTAACTAGCTAGTGCACACTTCTCTGTCTGTTTCTCATGGAGAATGTGGAGAAgtgttgtatatatataaatgtaatattcTAACTGTGTATTGTTGTTAAGAAATTCTTGGTTAGTCCGAATTGTATATGCTACTTTTCATTTTGCATCAAGTAGTTTAATATGGGGGAATTCAAATTTCGTGAATGAGTAATAATTATGTAGTTTCCAGAAACTGGTGAagacaaatagtaaatacttTAATTAAGGGTTGGGTTGATGGGTGGTCACCACTAGGTCCACTGCTATAAGGGATGGGTGAGTATAAATTTTTCCTTATGCACTAAAAATACTACACCAACGCTCCCTATGTCTACTGATAATTGTTTTATACAAAAATGATtatattactatggaacggagggagtagtgatagtagaatataaaattagaaTCACTATAAAATTAAGTAGGTGTAGTTCtctaaataaaagtaaacataTAGTAGATGCATTGATAGAATCTCATACCGATATACCAATGAGAAACAAACAATTATTTTTAGCGTATAATTACTTGGAAGATGATCAACCCTACTTTGGAATTCATCAAAACACATGAACACGAATACCTTTCCGCTTTCGTATAGTTCGTATTCAACATGTTAATATGTGTGAATAATCAATTTGTTATCACCAATGAATCACACAATCTTAGCTTTAAATTGAAAAACAACATGCCCTATTTCTGCATTGATTAGAGGTAGCTACCACAGAGAACTGAGTTTAGTTGCCAGCTTTGCACTCTTGTAATCGTCTCTGAGCTGAATAAACCTGAATTTGCAATCCACAAACTAATGATAAGAATAAGATGAGACAATGCAATTTGATGTTATGAATTCGACACCCTGAGTCCTACCTTTTTGCATCTGTTTTTATACTTGGAGTTCCCTCAAACAGCGACGACAGGCTTTCAGGAGCGACAATAAACACGTTTGCTAGGCTGGGCCGACAGGATGAAGCGAAAATGGTAAATACGGGattgttttgttaatttgtTGGAGAAGAAGACATAAAACTTCACTTACATGCCCAACAGCTCGAATTTCTCATCTACTGTAGGAGCATTGAAACACCGAACAAAGTCTGCATACTCTGATATGTCACGCTTGAGCTGCAGTCCTCCACTGCATAGTTTTTTACATTAGtcaaaatggaagaaaatgtgGGAGTTAGTTACAACTTCACATCTCACCACGAGATAAAATACAGTCAGGAAAGCATCATGTTGCTAACTCATAGGGCTAACATGTGACAGACATCGACTCTATGAGTCCAAATATAGAGCCCTATGCATTGACCCTATGGAGCTCAGGGCAGTATCATTTTCCTGTTCAAGCTCATTCACGGTAAAGTTTTCCTATTTGCACGCTCAATCTATCTACTCAACTATGAATTTGAGCTTCTTACAGAGTATAAGATTATGAATTTTCAAGATACTTAGATTAGTTTAGATATACTTTGTTAGCCAAGTCAATCCTTCTAGTATTATTTTGGTTATCCATCTCTTAAATATTTAAGAAGTGGTGGTCTAGGATGGGTGTGTGTCACTCCCATGGTTGTTCCTGATTACATCCAACGTCATGCTCTCGCCATCATTGATTCAGGTGCCTGCAAGAACATCATGTCAACTATCTTATCCAACAAGCCCAACCCTTGGCCATATTCTGTATCATGGATCCAAACGGCTACTTCTATGTTTAGTTTGATTCAGTGTGTTCCAACAAGtttccttgggtgaagctgattTTGGTTCTGTTTCCCATGGGTGCATGGCCCCTATTGTTGGATATTGTGACAGTTGGGTCGAGCTGCTATTCTGGATGGTTGCATATCTCTCTTATGTGTTTCTTGTTTTCGCTTGATCATCATGTAGCTCGTCCCTCTTCCATTGATGAATTCTCCAACATTTTATCAGAGATTCTTACTGGTGGCTTATGTCCTCTTAGAGATATTTCAGCACAAAATCGACTTGGTGCCTGGACCTACCTAGCCTAACCTCCATCACTACTATGAGTTAAGCCGAGCATGATTCGTTGCATCACTAagttaaacaaataaatagaaaCAGCGGGAAGAAAGTTTCAGGAACCAAATATGTTTATCTCCCTCCTACTTATCTCGTGGAATATTGTTGATGCAACATTGCAGTTATAGGTCACTCTCAGGCATGTAATCACCATCACATATGAAGCTTCAGTAGATATATAAAAAGAATTATAAAAGAAATCAAGAACTACCTCCAGTTGAAAGTGAACTTTTCCCAATGACTCATTACCAACTTGTGCAAGCGATTTCCCTGTAACATCACCAGTTTAAAATGCTATTTTACCAC
Encoded here:
- the LOC121756452 gene encoding QWRF motif-containing protein 2-like codes for the protein MMVAAVSGAASTTDPQNPKTTRPPLLPSEKDNSNGVSNNPKKPKSRIVSSRYMSPSTSNSSSLSSSSSSSSSRRFPSPVVSRNPTPMANTPALASKRSVSVDRRRSVAARPLIPDFNPKNGGVSAATKLLVTSTRSLSVSFQGEAFSLPISKTKVAPPSPNLSSVRKGTPERRRSSTPSRGKADVVGGQVEGCKVADQHRWPARHQLMNPLSRNMDCSSSVEESSTLSGSGNAVRSLQNSMIDERRSSLGGRASLDLGHSELPNVAQRSPYGNSVNNEALMPCDLTMSDSDSVSSGSTSGVQECGPGSQRKNGPRGIFASAKFWQETNSRLRRLQDPGSPLSTSPGSKLIVPPKLKKYSGNNSIMSSPRTMSSPIRGGVRAASPSKLMTPVGTSPSRGYSPSRIRNAVSTINNNFTDTPSVLSFAVDVQRGKVGERKILDAHFLRLLYNRHLHWRFVNARTEAVLHVQKRSAEKNLWNAWITSSDLRDSVAKRRHRLQLLRQKLKLASILKKQMTFLEDWASLDENHLISVVGAIEALKASTLRLPVGGGATADIRSLEKAIGSAVEVMQAMSNSAYLLLPTVEEVSCLVSELAKVMKKERALLEQCTDYISLLEAMQVKESNLRTHLVQCNNRVRKSMSEDI